The following proteins are co-located in the Phragmites australis chromosome 10, lpPhrAust1.1, whole genome shotgun sequence genome:
- the LOC133931273 gene encoding peroxidase P7-like, whose translation MSPSRSSSWPAPLILSVLLVCTANGDHLSVRYYDKTCPSAQHIVQSVLSSKVAAEPSMAPAVLRLFFHDCFVNGCDGSVLLDRTPFFLSEKEAEPNDSLRGFDVIDEIKSHLEHACPATVSCADILALASRDAVALLGGPAWNVPLGRKDSRYVNMSAAMYDLPSPHDNVAALITLFGEYGLDAQDMAALSGAHTVGTARCHQFRERVYGYDGEGGADIDPAFAELRRKTCQAGDNAAAPFDEQTPTRFDNAYYRDLVARRGLLTSDQALYGCGGPLDHLVETYSMDAEAFSRDFAKAMVKMGNIPPPPGMPVEVRLSCRKVNY comes from the exons ATGTCGCCGTCCAGGAGCTCTTCTTGGCCTGCTCCGCTGATCCTCTCCGTTCTTCTCGTGTGCACCGCCAATGGTGACCATCTCTCCGTCAGATACTACGACAAGACCTGCCCCAGCGCGCAGCACATCGTGCAGTCCGTGCTGTCATCGAAGGTCGCCGCCGAGCCGTCCATGGCCCCTGCCGTGCTCCGCCTcttcttccacgactgcttcgtcaaC GGGTGCGATGGCTCCGTCCTCCTGGACCGCACGCCCTTCTTCTTGAGCGAGAAGGAGGCCGAGCCCAACGACTCCCTTCGAGGCTTCGACGTGATAGACGAGATCAAGTCCCACCTCGAGCACGCCTGCCCGGccaccgtctcctgcgccgacattCTCGCCCTCGCTTCCCGCGACGCCGTCGCTCTGCTCGGGGGCCCCGCATGGAACGTGCCGCTCGGCAGGAAGGACTCTCGCTACGTCAACATGTCCGCCGCCATGTACGACCTTCCCAGCCCGCACGACAACGTCGCTGCCCTAATCACCTTGTTCGGGGAGTACGGCCTGGACGCGCAAGACATGGCAGCTCTCTCCGGCGCGCACACCGTTGGGACGGCACGGTGCCACCAATTCAGGGAACGCGTGTATGGCTAcgacggcgagggcggcgcTGACATCGACCCTGCCTTCGCGGAACTCCGCCGGAAGACGTGCCAGGCCGGTGACAACGCCGCGGCGCCGTTCGACGAGCAGACGCCAACGAGGTTCGACAACGCCTACTACAGGGACCTTGTCGCGCGCCGCGGTCTCCTCACCTCCGACCAGGCTCTCTACGGCTGCGGTGGTCCGCTGGACCATCTGGTCGAGACGTACAGCATGGACGCCGAGGCGTTCTCCCGGGACTTCgccaaggcgatggtgaagatgGGGAACATACCCCCGCCACCGGGCATGCCGGTGGAGGTGAGGCTCAGCTGTAGAAAGGTCAACTATTGA